Below is a window of Salvelinus sp. IW2-2015 linkage group LG11, ASM291031v2, whole genome shotgun sequence DNA.
gctcccattggaaacgcaGGCCATGGTCTATCTTGATTTATAAAAAATCTTCGGCTACGATGCGTCTGATATTTCTGCTCAGATAGCACTGACCAAACTTAAGAGCGCCGTCTGCTGTATCGGAGGGGAAGCCAATTTGtattgaaaaacacatttcaagaATTATAAAATCAACAGTAGTTGATTGCTTCAGGTAAGTTTAGGGCACATAATGAACTGAAATGACCCTGGCACTCAGATTTTTCCAAAGTAGCTGTAACAACCACTTTCTTAGGTTGACATGTCTTTTGAATGTTTTCAGTCATCCTCACGCTActtgcatactgtatatagacttaatttttttcctattgtgttattcactgtacgcttgtttattccatgtgtaactctgtgttgtggttgtgttgcactgctttgctttatcttggccaggtcacagttgtaaatgagaacttgttctcaactagcctacctggttaaataaaggtgaaataaaaaagtccTCGAGACTGGTGAATAGCAACTATTCATGAAAGCCTTTTTATTATGTACAACACCCTTTAGACATTTACATCAGAACAGGCTCAAGCAGGTACAGATACACAACCAACAGGCTCATCATCCAAGATCATACAACTCTGATCACAGTTGACATGGGACAGGACCAACTGGTACTCCAACCACTAAGGCCAGTTGTCACATGCTAGCAGAGGAAAGTGGAAAGTGTCAGTTGAATTCAGACATGGTGTATGAACATTACAAATAGGTTCAAAGTCAGACAGCAGATTCATAGTCCCTGAGAAGCTGCTTTTTCACATTTTAAGACTAGAAAACACTATTTGTAACAAAAGGTTGAACAGAGAGCAGGTTGGATGTCAAACAATCAACTGTGTTGAATTGTTCAGTCAAATAATTGGGTAGGTTTAAAACATTGTCCAAAATGGTATTTCATCCAAACACACGTGTTGACCAACatacaatacaaataaaaaaggggggggaaatAGGTAGGCGAAACTAGAGGAACATGGTAGTTGTATTTAAAAAGGGACTAATTTCAGAGTTAACTTCTATAATACAAACCTGAAAAACAAATCTTACTTTTAGGTCCAAATACTTGAGGGTAAACATTCACTTCATATTTCAAATATAGCTTACTCAAAGTTCCCACCACCACTTTACATTTACCGTTGTATCAGTTCAGAACTTGAGGTGAACAAAACTTTGTACATGATTTTTGGAGCGTCAGTCTGACAGTAGACATGAGCTCAAGGCAAACGCAGGAGCAGGCTAACGATTGTAATTGCAGCAGCAGTCTGACACCCTGCTAMACCAGTTAGTTATTGTAGCTCTTCCATTTAAAGCAGTCTTCTAAGCATACACAGAGTCAGTCTTTCTGCAACAAACAATGATACATGATTGAACAACCATGGGTGACAGGCCTGGCAGGTAAGATCACAAGCTCGTCTTTACAATGCAAGATGGTAATTCCTGAGGatgtttgaaaaatatatttgtatatcaTTCAACAAATTGTTTGCTTTTTCCATGTTATCTTTcaggacaaaaaaaagaaagccAGAAAAATGAAAACTTAGACAAGTATATCACTACTAGTGTCAAATAATCAAAAAGGTACAGAAATTAAAATACATAAAGAATCGTTTTCCCAGGACAAAAGGTAACAACTATGAATGAAATAGTAAAGAGTAAAAGCAATACCATCTAAAAATGTAAACTTccatgcattttattttttatttaattaacataAGTCCCCTCTGACATGTTAGAGCGAGCAACCAGTCTACTACCATGAAATGGGCTGAGAGATGGTGAAGGTGGTTGGAGATCTTCAGTAACATTGATGCCCTGCAAGTTTGTCTGGTAGTAGGTTAAAGTTCAACTGGTGTTAGTTCAGGTGGTTGACTGAGGGTTTTTGATTAGTTCCGGTGGTGAAATTCTATTGGTGGTGATGAATGTAGGAGTTACTCTAGGTCAAGGGTCAGTCAGGGGTCATGAATGGGGTATCAGGTTACATGAACATTTGCATTACTCAAGGTCAAGGGTCGGTCAGGGGTTGTGAACGGGGTATAAGGTATCAGGTGACATGAACATAAGCGTTACTCAAGGTCAAGGGTTGGCCAGGGGTCGTGATTGGGTTAGCAGGTAGGCCAGTCTAGCTGTCAATCATCTCAGACAGCTCCAGCAGATAGTCGTCCTCTCCCTTGCCGGGGTCCAGCTCCAAGTCGTCTTCCAGACGGTCATCTGTGAACTCGATCATCAGTTCGTCAAATTCGTCCATGGCGGAGGAGCTAACGGTGGGCCGCCGAGCCTTGGGCTGGGTGGGCGTCTTCACCAAAGGACTGGTGAGGAGAGCAAGAGGAGCATAGTTCATTTAACCTCATTCAGCCATGGAAGTTTgggtttattttatatttaaccatATGACAGTATAAAGGTGAGTTGTAACCATAGCGCGGTTTGCCAGTGTTACCTTTGTGGGACTATGTAGGTATCTGGGACTGCTGTGGGGATGGCTGGGCTGTGCTGTTTGACAGGGACCGCCTGGAACTCCTCTCTCAGGGGACTGGAGCTGCGGCCCAGGCCCGGGATAGTGGGAGGACTCCTAGGAACCATCGGACTTATTTGGGCCTGTATTCTGGAGAAGGGAAAGGACACCTGGAGAAAACACACAAGGTTATCAACACAGTATATAATAACAGTGGTTTTATAAAGTACATCTCTATAACATCAAAGAAATCCTGTCACAGAGAGAGCTTGAGMTTTGAGACCTACCTCTCTCAATTTGCAGGGCAGCTCCTGTGGTGGCTCTTCCTGTGCTGTGGAGGTGCAGTTGAGGGGTTTGACTGCAGCAATAGCAGATCTTTCTGCTGCTCTCCTTTTCTGGCCTGGCTTTACCTGGGCAGCCGGCTTCATCACAGAAGGCCTCACATTCAGCTTGGGCCTTACTGAAACAGCACACAGGAGGTAAGACTAATATTTTGGAGTTGATCTTTGCATAAACtaaggggattttttttttctctgcagGCACGTACCTTTAGCTTCAGTAGCTTGCCCAGCCTTCTCAACTGGAGCCTCTTCCACAGAGGGCCTAGGGGAGGTAGCTGATGCTAAGGCAGCCTGCTTGGAGGGACTGGAACCTCCTGGGgagcctctctccctcttgcctGGGGCAGTGCTGAAGCTCCTGGGGCTGAGGGAGGGGGAGTCTGGCTCAGCCTGCCTTAGTGGAGTCCCCTGTTGGGGGGGTAGGGTGGCACAGAGCAGAGGGGATGGGGCCTTGGGAGCATGGGCAGGTGCCTCCAGGGTGATGGTGGGGGGCGAGGAGGCGGCAGAGGGGCTCACCCacaccctcttctccctctggGGGGCAGGGCCTCCGGCCTGTTTCTGGGTAGATTCAGCCTTGGCGAAGCCCTCTGATTGGCTGGTGGACAAGGCATGCTCTGAGTGGCTGGTGGACGAGGCCTGCTCTGAGTGGCTGGTGGACGAGGCCTGATCTGAGTGGCTGGTGGACGAGGCCTGATCTGAGTGGCTGGTGGACGAGGCCTGCTCCTCCTGCAGCTGTTGCCTGCGGAGCCTCTTCTCATGCATGATCTCCTCAAAGGTCTTCACATTCACCTTGCTACCGTTAGCAGGGGTGGCCTAAAGGAACAGAGATACTCAGTGATtaaccgctctgattcagagtaGGACTACATATTTGGATCTAAGGTATTCAGACAGGACACACATGATAGAAGGTATGGAAGTCTTACCTCAGTAGCAACAGAAGCAGGCTCAGCTGGCTTCTCTTTCTCGGTCACCTCGGATGTCTTCTGGGTGGTAGTGCTGGCAGCTGTAAGGACAACAAAATAATGTCTTAGAATAATACATAACACTACAGCTAGTGGTTGTTATGAGCAATTGGAAAAGGGTTCCCGAATCAATCTACAAATAATTCACAAATTAAAAATATTTGGGATGCACGATAggtcggtgaacatatcggaatcagcTGATATTAGCTAAAGATgccggtatcggcccgatgtctagttaacagcgatgtgcaaaaccaatgtcaaagcttACGTGCATACCAAYataacgtaggtacatgacgccacgtaaaatttggCGCTAcgcagcattcctaacctagcccacaatgggtgctgtgtggatcgagcagtcaacaagtcgagcagccATTTAAAAGACTAAGAgcatttcagcaagacaactcaaaggcgatatccattaacgccaagataatggaattcattgcccttgacaatcaactgttctgTTATGGGTGATGTTGGCTCTCGCGACTGGTCGGCaccagtacacactaccaagtgagctatttttcagatgttgccctaccggagttacacagtaatagcgtcactgctattagcttcaatacatactatggaacgccgtttgagtctttgattgtcaaataacattatttgacaataacacagttctattatagaatgttgtttgttctgaatttgcacgtgcaaacCAAGTGCCACCACTACCATCAGTAGCACTGttaaagctgtacaaaaaaagtctgcaaacaagcaaacaccggccacgaacgatgtgtttacaataccaagTTGGTAATACAGCAttatttgtttgaccgcaacttctgggatagctagctagcaccaatacaaccagcctgaaaacaataaccagtagaaactgcagtcattttcattattagcaatgatttaggaatccttgtaagtattagctaggtagccacttgttgttcgcctattgaaattgaacttcagttcatgaaaataaatagctagccagctacttaaccctgttgcccaaagctaaagttataagcagccagctagcttcatctggctagtgaggctggACCAgactgggttatgtgttgtgaagctagccacaataaggtttAGGCACaaaagtggaatttgcggtttgccttcaaaataaaagtacataTTTGacagtgatgcagaaggttacaattggtggaatcatgtcatatttagactagataatgttaaacaaggttggaatgtgaaacccacagaacacaactgtgaagggtttacgcaaatattagtgTTGCAGCgcttatcgcgggactgtgactgtgttaaatcacctccccagtcagcctactgtgtgtattgacattcatattgcactgtacagctttacctaaggtttgaggatcaatgaaatgggctaacagtctactcaatacccaagcaATTTTTTCCTAacatcctcctcagagttatcagactccaaaacatccacgcagaATTGTTTTCCCccgggaatagtgttcaatacacacaggttgacaataaatgtggctcaattcacagttgtttcagagtcccgcaataagagctatgaCGCTAacgttctctgggtgtcactgagtagactgataccccatgtcattgatccacaatacATAGgaaaggctgtacagtgaaataagatcaatacatccagtgtgattaacagatgtcaaattaacaaataattgtcttttgttgatttatataacattccaacctcatttagcatgatctattcaattatggcataattcactgtcaatgacatacttttattgaaggctaaccgcaaagtccacttgtggctaatccttattgtggctagtttcacatagatgggtccgaccaccattaatcaaataagaagtgtcttataaattagggttattttagattaaACTTAGCTAtataaatagctagctaactatagctactgaaacagatgttgttttgctatgtttttggggaagaacatggTTTGcgtccatgagctagctagctttttttatgaccagcactgtaggtgtgcAAGACAACTTACCCGCATCATAGCATACGtgtcgatgaatcgttgtgacatatgaaatacgaatgatagtgtaatcaatgtgtaataactacataacatttatgaacgcgttaaattattatgtaacatgcagtcatattcaggtcctgattggtcaacaagcttatttgacacgtcaaatagtgttatttgacacgcaaaaacccaaacggcgttccatagaaatcctggtcaagaatgaaatgactgaacaaatgaacaacagaaaagcacagcaagtaagtgaaagaaacaggttttgattatgttttactggtaatggggacatacataaatggcaacaaaataactttttggtcagtgtggtgactgtgtgtataacctttatttaactaggcaagtcagttaagaacaaattcttatttacaatgacggcctagcccggacgacgctgggcaaattgtgcgccgccctatgggactcccaatcacggccggatgtgaacaccctggattcgaaccagtgactgtagtgacacctcttgcactgagatgcagtgccttagaccgctgcgtctacgtgtgtgttaactatttaactgtactagaatgcttaacttctttgggacaggggggcagtattgagtagcttggataaaaagatgcccagagtaaactgcctgctactcagtcctaaaagctagaatatgcatataattagtagatttggatagaaaacactctgaagtttctaaaactgtttgaatgatgtctgtgagtttaacagaactcatatggcaggcaaaaacctgagaaaaaatccagccaggaagtgggaaatctgaggtttgtagtttttcaactctttgcctatccaagatacagtggaaatggggtcatattgcacttcctaaggcttcacctagatgtcaagtctttagaaccttgtttgatgcttctactataaaggaggggggaatgagaggggattgagtcagaggtctggcagagtgccacgagctggtcacgcgcattcacatgaggtagcttgcgttccattgcatttctgaagacaaaggaattctccggttggaacattattgaagatctatgataaaaacatcctaaagattgattctatacttagtttgacatgtttctacgaactgtaacatgacttttcgtctgaactttcgcctggacctgcctgcgcgtcgtcagtttggattgtgtactaaacgcgcaaacaaaaggaggtatttggacataaattatggactttatcgaacaaatcaaacatttattgtYGAACTGGGATTCCTGYGAGTGKattctgatgaagatcatcaaWggtaagtgaatatttataatgctatttctgactttYttgactccacaacatggcggatatctttttggcttgtttgggctctgagcgctgtactcagattattgcatggtgtgctttttcggtaaagcttttttgaaatctgacacagcggttgcattaaggagaagtttatctYAAGTTCCATGCATAACACWtgtattttcatcaacatttatgatgagtatttctgtaaattgatgtggctctctgcaaaatcaccggatgttttggaggcaaaacattactgaacgtaacgtgccaatgtaaactgagatttttggatataaatatgaactttgagtcctatgagtgtcatctgatgaagatcatcaaaggttagtgattcattttatctctatttctgctttttgtgactcctctctttggcgggaaaaatggctgtgtttttctgtggctatgtactgacctaacataatcgtttggtgtgctttcgtcataaagcctttctgaaatctgacacattggctggatttacaacaagtgtagctttaatttggtgtattgcatgtgtgatttcatttaatttttatagtaatttatttgaatttgccgctctgcattttcactggatgttggccatgcgggACGCTTAAAAGGccgaaaacatttaaaatatcggTAGGTTTTttgggggcaaggaaaatattggatattggTATCAGCCAAAAATGGCATATCAGTGGCAtcactaaaaatatatatatttaccagaAGCTGGTTTGTTGATAAGCAGTATGCAGGACTTATTGGCACCTTCCTCTTTGGAGGCCGGGGCAGAGCCTGGGATTTTCCCGTTAGACGCCTCCTGTCCCAAGGCCTGCATCCTGGCTGCCTTCTCCCTGCGGATTTCCTCCAGCGTCTTTACCTTAACTCTTCCCCCAGGAGGGGCCACCCGCATGGGCATGGCAGGCTCTGGGGGTCTCTGGGAGTTACCCAAAGCTGCTTCCACAGCCAGCAGCTTGGCCTTCCTGAGGCTGGGCCCCTGGTCCTCCTCCAGCTTCCTCTTGGCGTGGAGGATCTCAGAGAAGGTCTTCACATGAAGACCAGCTGCAGATTTGACAGCGGCACTTTTCTTTGAGGCCTTGGAAGCGGTGGTATCAGGGACTGAAGGACGATGGTCGTCCCCTTGACCCCGAGTCTTGGCTAACTTTTCATGCCTAATCTCCTCCAGGGTTTTGATGCGGATTACTTCAGACGCTGTAGTCTTGCTGTTGCTCTCAGCTGAGGGAGAGGTTACTTATCAACATTGACAAAAGGA
It encodes the following:
- the LOC111970332 gene encoding zinc finger CCCH domain-containing protein 11A-like isoform X1; translated protein: MTNHGDDCYFFYYSNCAKGDCCPFRHCDAAKGSEVVCSLWQESRCFRQVCKFRHMEIKKNRKEMACYWENQPAGCQKPHCAFHHEKPRFIDGQYVPPNKSFALKEEEEPHEDPLPPVSAPIPVNPQLHGVIKAETQENVPSPTHPPVVINPADDDEDEDDQFSEGEDSRYGSDGSRVVSPRKMAVASNSDDSLNFGVRTLEEIRLRKALKASMRIAGYPVPGQGSDQRNNGMSSEKENMKSFIRPSLFTAKDEVPAGGDMPMNRRLAERLGRNMEEDEMDLPPRKAVKPVRDRLGLPVEPIAASESAESNSKTTASEVIRIKTLEEIRHEKLAKTRGQGDDHRPSVPDTTASKASKKSAAVKSAAGLHVKTFSEILHAKRKLEEDQGPSLRKAKLLAVEAALGNSQRPPEPAMPMRVAPPGGRVKVKTLEEIRREKAARMQALGQEASNGKIPGSAPASKEEGANKSCILLINKPASAASTTTQKTSEVTEKEKPAEPASVATEATPANGSKVNVKTFEEIMHEKRLRRQQLQEEQASSTSHSDQASSTSHSDQASSTSHSEQASSTSHSEHALSTSQSEGFAKAESTQKQAGGPAPQREKRVWVSPSAASSPPTITLEAPAHAPKAPSPLLCATLPPQQGTPLRQAEPDSPSLSPRSFSTAPGKRERGSPGGSSPSKQAALASATSPRPSVEEAPVEKAGQATEAKVRPKLNVRPSVMKPAAQVKPGQKRRAAERSAIAAVKPLNCTSTAQEEPPQELPCKLREVSFPFSRIQAQISPMVPRSPPTIPGLGRSSSPLREEFQAVPVKQHSPAIPTAVPDTYIVPQSPLVKTPTQPKARRPTVSSSAMDEFDELMIEFTDDRLEDDLELDPGKGEDDYLLELSEMIDS
- the LOC111970332 gene encoding zinc finger CCCH domain-containing protein 11A-like isoform X2, which produces MEIKKNRKEMACYWENQPAGCQKPHCAFHHEKPRFIDGQYVPPNKSFALKEEEEPHEDPLPPVSAPIPVNPQLHGVIKAETQENVPSPTHPPVVINPADDDEDEDDQFSEGEDSRYGSDGSRVVSPRKMAVASNSDDSLNFGVRTLEEIRLRKALKASMRIAGYPVPGQGSDQRNNGMSSEKENMKSFIRPSLFTAKDEVPAGGDMPMNRRLAERLGRNMEEDEMDLPPRKAVKPVRDRLGLPVEPIAASESAESNSKTTASEVIRIKTLEEIRHEKLAKTRGQGDDHRPSVPDTTASKASKKSAAVKSAAGLHVKTFSEILHAKRKLEEDQGPSLRKAKLLAVEAALGNSQRPPEPAMPMRVAPPGGRVKVKTLEEIRREKAARMQALGQEASNGKIPGSAPASKEEGANKSCILLINKPASAASTTTQKTSEVTEKEKPAEPASVATEATPANGSKVNVKTFEEIMHEKRLRRQQLQEEQASSTSHSDQASSTSHSDQASSTSHSEQASSTSHSEHALSTSQSEGFAKAESTQKQAGGPAPQREKRVWVSPSAASSPPTITLEAPAHAPKAPSPLLCATLPPQQGTPLRQAEPDSPSLSPRSFSTAPGKRERGSPGGSSPSKQAALASATSPRPSVEEAPVEKAGQATEAKVRPKLNVRPSVMKPAAQVKPGQKRRAAERSAIAAVKPLNCTSTAQEEPPQELPCKLREVSFPFSRIQAQISPMVPRSPPTIPGLGRSSSPLREEFQAVPVKQHSPAIPTAVPDTYIVPQSPLVKTPTQPKARRPTVSSSAMDEFDELMIEFTDDRLEDDLELDPGKGEDDYLLELSEMIDS